Proteins from a genomic interval of Bacillus mesophilus:
- the purQ gene encoding phosphoribosylformylglycinamidine synthase subunit PurQ translates to MKFAVIVFPGSNCDVDMFHAIKDELGEEVEYVWHDTESLDSYDGILLPGGFSYGDYLRCGAIARFSKVMAAVIKAAEEGKPVMGVCNGFQILLEAGLLPGALRRNKDLKFICQPVNLVVENAASMFSSGYETGEVISIPVAHGEGNYYCDEFTLQKLEEGNQIVFRYQDDLNGSLSNIAGIVNEKGNVLGMMPHPERAVDSLLGSDDGLKLFKSILKNWRNTHVVTA, encoded by the coding sequence GTGAAATTTGCAGTAATTGTCTTCCCAGGTTCTAACTGTGATGTTGATATGTTTCATGCGATTAAGGATGAGTTAGGTGAAGAAGTTGAGTATGTGTGGCATGATACAGAGTCACTAGATTCATATGATGGCATTCTTTTACCAGGTGGTTTTTCGTACGGAGATTATTTAAGATGTGGAGCAATTGCACGTTTTTCTAAGGTAATGGCTGCTGTAATAAAGGCTGCTGAGGAAGGAAAGCCAGTTATGGGTGTATGTAACGGGTTCCAAATTTTATTAGAGGCAGGGCTTTTACCTGGTGCTTTAAGAAGAAATAAAGATTTAAAGTTTATCTGTCAGCCCGTTAATCTAGTAGTTGAAAATGCTGCATCTATGTTTAGCTCAGGCTATGAAACTGGCGAAGTGATAAGTATTCCAGTTGCTCACGGTGAAGGAAACTACTACTGTGATGAATTCACGTTACAAAAGCTTGAAGAAGGAAACCAAATCGTGTTCCGTTATCAGGACGACTTAAACGGAAGCCTTTCGAATATTGCAGGGATTGTAAATGAAAAAGGAAATGTACTTGGGATGATGCCACACCCAGAGCGTGCAGTTGACTCACTATTAGGTAGTGATGATGGACTAAAGCTTTTTAAATCAATTTTAAAGAATTGGAGGAACACTCATGTCGTTACTGCTTGA
- the purS gene encoding phosphoribosylformylglycinamidine synthase subunit PurS → MYKVKVFVTLRESVLDPQGTAVKGSLHSLSYTEVQDVRIGKFLELTIEKSDHSIDELVKEMCERLLTNTVIEDYTYEVEEVVAK, encoded by the coding sequence ATGTATAAAGTTAAGGTATTCGTTACGTTAAGAGAAAGTGTTTTAGATCCACAAGGTACGGCGGTAAAGGGTTCACTTCATAGCTTGTCTTATACAGAGGTTCAAGATGTTCGTATTGGTAAGTTCTTAGAATTAACCATTGAAAAGTCTGATCATTCAATTGATGAGCTTGTAAAGGAAATGTGTGAGCGTCTCTTAACAAATACAGTGATTGAAGATTATACGTATGAAGTTGAGGAGGTTGTTGCAAAGTGA
- the purB gene encoding adenylosuccinate lyase — MIERYTRPEMGAIWTDENRYNAWLEVEILACEAWAELGDIPKEDVALIRQNASFNIARILEIEEETRHDVVAFTRSVSETLGEEKKWVHYGLTSTDVVDTALSYLLKQANDILKQDLNRFVDILKEKALEHKYTVMMGRTHGVHAEPTTFGLKLALWYEEMKRNVERFEAASTGIEFGKISGAVGTYANINPFVESYVCEKLGLQAAPISTQTLQRDRHAHYMSTLALIATSIEKFATEVRGLQKSETREVEEFFAKGQKGSSAMPHKRNPIGSENMTGLARVIRGHMLTAYENVSLWHERDISHSSAERIILPDATIALNYMLNRFGNIIKNLTVFPENMKRNMDRTFGLIYSQRVLLALIDAGMSREEAYDTVQPKAMEAWEKQTSFKEIVMAEETITSRLSQAQIDDCFDYSYHLSQVDTIFDRVGL, encoded by the coding sequence ATGATTGAACGTTATACAAGACCAGAAATGGGTGCTATTTGGACGGATGAAAACCGTTATAATGCTTGGTTAGAGGTTGAGATTTTAGCTTGTGAGGCTTGGGCAGAGCTTGGCGATATTCCAAAGGAGGATGTAGCGTTAATACGTCAAAACGCATCCTTTAATATTGCAAGAATACTAGAGATTGAAGAAGAAACTAGACATGATGTTGTAGCCTTTACTCGTTCAGTATCAGAGACTCTAGGTGAAGAGAAGAAGTGGGTTCATTACGGATTAACCTCTACTGATGTGGTTGATACTGCTTTATCTTACTTACTGAAACAAGCAAATGATATTTTAAAACAGGACCTCAATCGGTTTGTGGATATATTAAAGGAAAAAGCATTAGAGCATAAATATACGGTAATGATGGGGAGAACACACGGTGTTCATGCGGAACCAACAACATTTGGACTAAAGCTTGCTCTTTGGTACGAGGAAATGAAGCGAAATGTTGAACGTTTTGAAGCAGCATCAACGGGAATTGAATTCGGAAAGATTTCTGGGGCAGTTGGAACGTATGCAAATATTAACCCATTTGTTGAAAGCTATGTTTGTGAAAAGCTAGGGTTACAAGCAGCACCGATTTCAACTCAAACTCTGCAGCGTGATCGCCATGCACACTATATGTCAACACTTGCTTTAATTGCGACTTCTATTGAAAAGTTTGCTACAGAAGTTCGTGGTCTTCAAAAGAGTGAAACAAGAGAAGTAGAGGAATTTTTCGCTAAAGGTCAAAAGGGCTCATCGGCTATGCCACATAAGCGTAATCCAATTGGATCTGAAAATATGACTGGCCTTGCAAGAGTAATTCGTGGTCACATGCTAACTGCTTATGAAAATGTTTCACTTTGGCATGAACGTGATATTTCACATTCCTCAGCAGAACGAATTATCCTACCAGACGCAACAATTGCTTTAAATTATATGTTAAACCGTTTTGGAAATATTATTAAGAATTTAACGGTTTTCCCTGAAAATATGAAGCGTAATATGGATCGCACTTTTGGTCTTATATACTCACAGCGTGTGTTACTAGCCTTAATTGATGCAGGTATGTCAAGAGAGGAAGCGTATGACACGGTTCAGCCAAAAGCAATGGAGGCTTGGGAAAAGCAAACCTCGTTTAAGGAAATTGTAATGGCAGAGGAAACCATCACATCAAGACTTTCTCAAGCGCAAATTGATGATTGTTTTGATTATAGCTATCATCTTTCGCAGGTGGATACTATTTTTGATCGAGTAGGATTATAA
- the purC gene encoding phosphoribosylaminoimidazolesuccinocarboxamide synthase: protein MEKLGLLYEGKAKRIYQTTDSEIVWVEYKDSATAFNGEKKATITGKGRLNNTITCLLFDMLHERGIPTHLVEKLSETEQLVKRVRIIPLEVVVRNIAAGSLAKRLGLEEGQALPFPIVELYYKNDDLGDPLINEDHIKVLNLATAQQVEELKEKALGVNKVLVPYFDERNVRLIDFKLEFGLTSEGTVLLADEISPDTCRLWDKDTNEKLDKDVFRRDLGNLTETYEKLLERLGGASHV, encoded by the coding sequence GTGGAAAAGCTAGGGTTACTTTACGAAGGAAAAGCAAAGAGAATCTATCAAACTACTGATTCGGAAATCGTATGGGTAGAATATAAAGATAGTGCAACAGCCTTTAATGGCGAGAAAAAGGCAACTATTACTGGTAAAGGCCGTCTAAATAATACAATTACATGCTTACTATTTGACATGCTACACGAAAGAGGGATTCCTACTCATCTAGTAGAAAAGCTTTCAGAAACTGAACAGCTTGTTAAAAGAGTTCGTATTATTCCTTTAGAAGTGGTTGTTCGAAATATTGCAGCAGGTTCACTAGCTAAACGCCTTGGTCTTGAAGAAGGTCAGGCACTTCCATTTCCAATAGTTGAGCTCTACTATAAAAACGATGACCTTGGTGATCCGCTAATCAATGAAGATCATATTAAGGTTTTGAACCTTGCTACTGCTCAGCAGGTAGAGGAGTTAAAGGAAAAGGCACTAGGTGTTAATAAAGTCCTTGTTCCTTATTTTGATGAAAGAAATGTAAGATTAATAGATTTCAAGCTTGAGTTTGGCTTAACCAGTGAAGGTACTGTGTTGCTAGCTGATGAGATTTCACCTGATACTTGTCGTTTATGGGATAAGGATACAAATGAAAAGCTAGATAAAGATGTGTTTAGAAGAGACTTAGGAAATTTAACAGAGACTTATGAAAAACTATTAGAACGATTAGGGGGAGCATCACATGTATAA